Within the Desulfobacterales bacterium genome, the region GGAACGAGCCCGGACTTAGCAGCCATCCCCTGGCGCTCCTGTTTTTCCCTCGCACAGGGCATGGATATCGCCCAGGGTTCTGATGCCGATGATCTCGGCGGCGGAGAATCGGATCTCAAAGTTTTTTTCCACCTCAGCGATTAGTTGCAGGTGGACCAGCGAGTCCCATTCCGCTGTCTGCTCCTCGGCCGTATCCAGGGAGAGAAGCTCAACCTCTGTTTTGAAGCAGGCGGCGGCCAGGCGCAGGAGTCTGGTTTCTGATTGAGGATCTAAGGGCGCGGCCGGGATGATGCGACGGCCGTTGATTACGCCGCGCAACTCCTCAAGGCGGACCTTTCCGGATCGGCCCCGCGGCAGGCTCTCGACAATATGGATTGCGGCCGGCACTTTTTTCCCCTCAAGATGCTGACGGCTGAAGAGGGTCAGGGCCTTCTCATTGATGGCCGCCCCGGCCTTGAGGGCGACAACGCTGATGACCTTCTCGCCCCAGACCGGATCAGGAATTCCAAGGGTCGCCGCCTCGACAACCGCTGGGTGGGTGTTGAGCACCTCGGTGACTTCCTCGGGGTGGACATTGAAGCCACCGGAGATGATGACCGCTTTTTTCCGGCCCAGTATCCGGTAACACCCCATGTCATCCATTTCAGCGATATCGCCGGTGTATAACCAGCCCTGGCTGAGAACCCTGTCAGTGGCCTCCGGAGCGTTGAAGTAGCCGCGCATGAGCAGATCGCCACTGATCAACAGTTCACCCCTGCCACCGGCTGGGACGTCCTGACCGTTTTCATCAACCAGCCGCGCCGCGCAGTCCACAGTCCTGCCGATCGTACCGATGGGTCTCCGGTCAGGTTCGTGACCGGCAAAGAGGCCGCCGGCCACGGTCTCTGTCAGCCCGTAGACATTGATGATCGACATCGCGAACATCTCTTCGAACCGTTGCCATAAGTTGGTCTCCAGATGGGCTCCGCATGAGATCAGGAACTGGAAGGCGCCGTTTTGGAAACTGTCCCGCTGATCCCCACCCAACCGGCAGAGCAGGGCGAGAATGGTCGGGACTGCGACATAATGGGTGATCCGTTCCCGAAAGATCAGGTCAAGGGTCTCTTCAATGTGCTGAACGCTGAATCGAAATGGTCGATACCAGCGGGCCGTATTGAAGAAGGCCAGAACAGGGCCTTGAATCATGCCGTCGGCATGGGACAGAATCAGGGTGTTGAGGATCCTGGTCGTCGAGTCCATCCGGTAAACGGAACTGAGTGTCCTGAGATGGGCATCCAGGGCATGATGGGTGATGCAGACCCCTTTTGGATCGGCGGTGGTGCCGGAGGTGAAAAGAACATAGGCGTCATCTTGCGGGTCAAGCCTTTCCGGAAGCGATACCGGCTTCACTGCCGCCAGTCGGCCCGCAAGGGAGTCATCAACAGCCGGACGGCCGAGAAGGCGACTGACCAGTGAGGCCGCCGGTTGATTTCGAACCGGGACGACCGGGCAGGCTGTTGTTGGCTGCCAGGAGTCGATCAGTTCCTGGTCAAGAACCATTGCCCCGGGGCCGGTAAGTTCGATCAGCCGTCGAGCCCGGCGCGGTTTTGTTTCGGCATCCAGAAATACCGCCGTGATGCCGGTGCGCAACAGGGCAATAAACAGGATGGCGGCCAGGAGATCATCCTGGGTGGAAAAAACCAGGCGGTCGCCCGGGGTCAGGCCGAGGTCCTGGAACAGGCCGGCCAGAAGTCGAACCTGGCCGCAAAGCTGGTCGTAGGTGATGGTGCGATCACCGCTGGCAAAGGGTCTTTTCCCGGTTTCGCGACTGTCGGCCCGCGAGAACGCCTGGATAAGTGTTTCAGGGTACTGGTTCATTGAGATACATATGGTTGAGGTTATTTCTGAGTAATTTACCGCTTCCGCTCCGTGGCAGCCGGTCGATGGTAACGAAACAGTGCGGAAGCCGGCGCCGGCCGAGTTTGTGGAGAAGAAATTGTTGCAATTCGCTGATGATGGCGGCAGAGGATTCAACTGCCGTCCGTTGCCGGGGAACAATGTACGCCGCCATCCTTTCGTCGCCGAACTCGGAGCGATAGGGGTGGACCGCCGCCTCCATGACCTGGTGGTGTTGTTCCAGGGCGAGTTCGACTTCCTCCAGATGAATCAAATCGGTATGGGCGTTCTTGATGATGTTGCGACAGCGTCCCCGAAGGATGAAATGTCCGTCCGGCCGCTGTTCGGCAATATCACCGGTATAAAACCAGCCGTCCCTGAGTACCGTCTCGGTCAGGTCCGGCCGGCCGTAGTAACCCTGCATCAGATTCAGGCTCCGCACCCGCAACTGGCCGGGCCGGCCGGCCGGTAACGGCTGATCGTGCTCATCGACGATTTCCAGACGTGCGCCTACTGCCGGGCCGATCCCCGGATCATCCGGAAGAAAAGAGTCCAGGCCGTGGCCGGCACAGAGGCCGGATGTTTCCGTCAGGCCGTAATAATTGAGAACCGGCCGGCCGGTATGGTCGTAAAATTTTATGGTTTGCCGCGGATCCAAAAAACCGCCCGTACACAACACGGCCCTGAGACTGGAAAACAAGGATGGCGAGAAATGGTCGGCCATCATGTTGAGTTGCCGGATGACGATGGGGGCAATACCGATGAATGTGCATCGGTGACGCCGGATCACTTCCGGCAGCAGCAGCACCGTGCCGCGCACCGCCT harbors:
- a CDS encoding AMP-binding protein encodes the protein MNQYPETLIQAFSRADSRETGKRPFASGDRTITYDQLCGQVRLLAGLFQDLGLTPGDRLVFSTQDDLLAAILFIALLRTGITAVFLDAETKPRRARRLIELTGPGAMVLDQELIDSWQPTTACPVVPVRNQPAASLVSRLLGRPAVDDSLAGRLAAVKPVSLPERLDPQDDAYVLFTSGTTADPKGVCITHHALDAHLRTLSSVYRMDSTTRILNTLILSHADGMIQGPVLAFFNTARWYRPFRFSVQHIEETLDLIFRERITHYVAVPTILALLCRLGGDQRDSFQNGAFQFLISCGAHLETNLWQRFEEMFAMSIINVYGLTETVAGGLFAGHEPDRRPIGTIGRTVDCAARLVDENGQDVPAGGRGELLISGDLLMRGYFNAPEATDRVLSQGWLYTGDIAEMDDMGCYRILGRKKAVIISGGFNVHPEEVTEVLNTHPAVVEAATLGIPDPVWGEKVISVVALKAGAAINEKALTLFSRQHLEGKKVPAAIHIVESLPRGRSGKVRLEELRGVINGRRIIPAAPLDPQSETRLLRLAAACFKTEVELLSLDTAEEQTAEWDSLVHLQLIAEVEKNFEIRFSAAEIIGIRTLGDIHALCEGKTGAPGDGC
- a CDS encoding acyl--CoA ligase; the encoded protein is MSTLQLLCADAFEKFADRTALLIDDSGEKITYGEADTVTDRIAARLRAAGVRPGDRICSWASLNLESILLAWACFSYGAVFVPLDHSLPPAPVLDTCRELTPRLFFMDHDRRKIMAAARPAGDTEIVIYDEPAGAADFPLFSFWLEEAGTFPPAYSPRVVSDEQTAVILYTSGSTGVAKGVMLSHGALYRSGALVVDLFKWQPDDVFMNLGDLHAMSGLRNTCIAILLAGCTAVIAGEAVRGTVLLLPEVIRRHRCTFIGIAPIVIRQLNMMADHFSPSLFSSLRAVLCTGGFLDPRQTIKFYDHTGRPVLNYYGLTETSGLCAGHGLDSFLPDDPGIGPAVGARLEIVDEHDQPLPAGRPGQLRVRSLNLMQGYYGRPDLTETVLRDGWFYTGDIAEQRPDGHFILRGRCRNIIKNAHTDLIHLEEVELALEQHHQVMEAAVHPYRSEFGDERMAAYIVPRQRTAVESSAAIISELQQFLLHKLGRRRLPHCFVTIDRLPRSGSGKLLRNNLNHMYLNEPVP